Genomic window (Fusobacterium sp.):
CTACTCCTCCTCCACTTTTGCTTATTTTGGCAATAGTATCTATATTATAGAAAATAGATTCTATATTATCATCCATTGCAGTAATAAAACATGATGATAAATTTCCTTTTGGTATTCTTAAATTTGCCAAAATAGGAGTAGCTAAAGATATTTTTTTCAATGATAAAGCATTATAAAATCTTTTGGCTACTGACACTTTATTCTCTTCATTTATAGCTAGCAGCATAGCTATACACATAAATACTTCCTGTGGCAGTTCATAAATATTTCCCTTATATTTCAAAAGATATCTATTTACAAACATATTAGCTCCAGCATAGTCATACATCATATCTCTTGATGTATCAATAACTTTTTCCAGTTCTTTAATTTCATCCTCTGTATATTCCTGAAGCCTGTTATCATATATTCTATTTTCTGTAAGAGTTTTTACTGTTTTATAAAACTCTCCATATGAAAATCCTCTTTTATGAAAAACTTCTCTTTCTGTTTCCATCATAAGAAGCCTTCCTGCAACATATGTCCAATCACTTTCTTCAAAACTCGTCATGGCAACTGCTTGATTTATAAGAGACTCCTGTATTTTTTTTGTTGTTATATTTTCTTGGTATATTGAATCTATATAGCTTTCCAATTCAATCATATTGACTTCAAGTCCTTCACAAGCTCTTATAAGCTTCTCTCTAATTTTTATTATATCTAAGTTTTCTTTTATTCCTGCTCTATTTATAACTTCTCTCATTATATAACCTCTAAAAATTTTTCCATTGGATAATATTTTCCATCTTTTTCAATAACTGGAGCACTCATAATTCTATTTTTACTAGCTATAGTCATTAAAGTTTTTAAATCCTGAATATATTTATACTCAATCCCTTTATTATCTAATGTCTTTTTTAATGATTCGCA
Coding sequences:
- a CDS encoding glutaredoxin family protein: MITVFGKEGCSKCESLKKTLDNKGIEYKYIQDLKTLMTIASKNRIMSAPVIEKDGKYYPMEKFLEVI